TGCGCGCTGCGCAGCAAGGCATCCTCGATCCGGCGCTTGATGTCGCTGGCGCGCGCCGACGGCGCGACTTCGATCTGGTTCGAGATGCCGATCACGCCCGACAGCTTGCGCACCGCGCGCTCGGCGGCGTCGCGCTGATAGAACCAGTCCACCGTGCCGTTCAGCGTCACCCAGCCCTTCTGTACCGTTACCTGCACCTTGCCATCGGGCACAGTGGAATCCCACGCGATGATGTTCAGCGCGCGCGCGGCGACCTGGTCGTCGGCCAGCTGCTTGGCCGCAGCCGTCCGCACCTGGATTTCCTGGGCGATGCCGCGCACGCCCTTGACGCGCTGCACGGTATGCTCGGCGGCCAGCTTCTGCGCATAGGTTTCGACATAGCCGTTGAGCATGACCACGCCGTTCTCGACCGTCACGTCGATGTGCAGATCGTCGATACTGGGCTCGAACGCCAGGGCCTGCCGGACCCGGTCCCGCAATGCTTCGTCACTCATGATGCTCTCCTGGTTCCGGGGCGGCGCCCCGCCATGCGCCAGCGCCGGCGGCGCTGGTCGCGTCCAGCCTTTGCATGACCTACTCGATCTGCAGCAGCCGGCCGTTGCTGCCCGCTTTTTTCGGCAAGGTCAGCACCAGCACGCCGTTCTCGCATACGGCCCTGGCAGCGGCCGAATCGATCGGACTGGCCAGCGTCACCGAGCGTTGGATCTGCCCCCAGTAACGTTCCTTGCGCAGAACCTTGCCTTCATCCTTGACCTCGCTACTCTGCTCCTTGTTGGCGAGAATCATGACCGTGGCGCCGTCTATTTCGACCGAGATGTCCTTTTTCTCGACGCCGGGCAATTCCGCTTTCAGGACATATTTGTCGCCGGCTTCGGTGACGTCGATGTCCATGCGCGGAAAGTCCTCGTCCGTGCGAGACCGGATCGGCCTCAGCAGCGCCTGGAAGACATCGGGGAACGTATCGAGGGACAGGGGGCTGTATTGAGTAAGTCGGGACATGGTGGCTCCTTGGAAGACCGCTTGCGTTCAACCGCAACCGTCCAGTTCATCTTGAGCGTTCGCGTCCGGGCCTCGTTGACTTTTGTCAGGGAAAAAATCGGGAGCGAACGCGGGAGCCGGTTGGCGCGGTGGCGATCCCGCCGTCCGGCCCGCCGATAATGAATCCCTGCCGTGCTCAGGGTTCTTTGACATATTCCATGCTGTCGTTTTCCGGGCTGCTTGCCCAGAGCGCGTCGCCCGCCCGGCTGTTTATGCCCGGCGCCATCCTGTTGGGAGTCACCGCGAGCATCTCTCACACGCTGGCTGGTGCTGTGCTTCTCGATCGGGCTGGCCATCACCCTGGTCACGGTCGGTGTCGTCGCGGCGCTCAGCGTGCGGCATGTTACCCGGCGCGCGCCCTGGTTCAGCGCGGTGGCGCAGCGGGCGCCCTACCTCTCCAGCCTGCTGATCATCGCGGTTGGCATCTATGTGGGCCTGCATGGATGGCTTGGGCTGCGCTAGCGCCGTCCAGAAAATCGACAACACCCTGCCGTCGCGCGGGCAGCCGCGCATTCATTGCGGCGCTGACAGCCCAAGCGCGCTCACGATCAGCAAGATCGCCACGCCCACGCAGACTTCCAGCACAGTGTTCCGGCGCAACGGCCCAAGCGCGATTTCCGGCTGTCGCCGGATCCTCGGCACCCACCAATACCGGTTCATGATGGCCAGCACGGTCATGGCCAATGCCAGCAGGATCTTCAGCCCCAGCCATTGCTGATAGGCGGACGCGATATCCAGCCCCTCTGGGGACAGAATCAGCACGGCGTTGACGACGCCGCTAAGCAGCAGGACCGCGACGGCGACATGCCCGGCGGTCGAGAAGCGCATCAAGGCCCGGGTGGCATCGGCGCGACAGGCGGGCTCCGTCCATCGCCGCAGGATCAGCAGGAAGACCGGCAGCGACCCCAGCCAGAAACCGGCCGCCAGGCAATGCAGCATGTCGTTCAGCGCGTGGAGCAGGCCGGTCCTGCCCTCCTCCATCGCGGCGTGCCCGCTCAGCGCCAGCGGCAGCAGGGCCAGGCCCGAGGCGAGCGCGCGCGGCCATGTCCAGTCCGGCCGGGGCCGCAGAAACAGGCACAGCACCAGCAGCATCGCCGCCGCCCGCAGGATCCAGGCCTGTCCATAGCGGGTCTGCAACGCCACGGTGGCCAGCATGTCGGTCTGCGCCATGGCCTGCCATTCGCCGGCGATGCTGGCGGTTTGCAATGGCAGGAGACACAGCACGGACAGCATTCCGGCCACCGAGGCGCCGCGCAACACCTTGCGCAAGTCCGCCTCGACGGACAGCCTCAAGCCGCGCGACCCGCTCAGCGCCAGCATGGCGCTGGCGCCGAACAGCAGCGTCGACGCCATGTAGGCGACAAAGCGCAATAGCGCGAACGTGGCGATGATCATGGCCTGGGCGCGCCGTCGGCGGCGGGAGCTTGCATGCGGCCTCAGGGCTTGATCGTGAACGACCAGGCGCCATTGGTCTTGTGGCCGTCCTTGGACAGGGCCTGCCACTTCACCGTGTAGACGCCTGCCGGCAGATCCTTGCCGATCGGCAGGACCAGCGTCTTGTTGTCACCGGGCGCCAGGGCCGATTTTTCGGTCGGGACGGTCTTGCCGGCGGCATCCTGCAGCGTCAGCGAGGAAAACGCGGCCTCAAGCCCTTCGGTCAGCGTCAGCGTGACGGTGGCCGGCGTCTTGGCCAGGACCGCGTCCTTGGCGGGCGTGGCGGTTCCGACATGGGCGTGCGCCCAGAGGAGTTGCGGGGCGGCGGCGAGCACCAGGGCGGCAATCAATGATTTTCTGAACATGGGAATTCTCCTGGACCTTGAATGAACGGCGTTCCGCCAGACATGGCTTGGCGTTCGCCCGGAAATCGAGCACACGTCTGGGCCCGTACCCAGGCACGAGTCGGAATGCGAGCGGCGACAAAGCACGCCGGCGGCCGGGCAATATGCTCGCCGCATAAGCGGCAAACATGCCCGCCCCTGTCAGGGCGGGAATCCGTCTCGTTCGGGTAACGGGCGTCAGGCGGCAGGAGGCGCGCGCGACCGCTGCGGCAATCGCGCCAGGGCGCTGGAGAGATAGGGAGCCGCGGCAGGCGCCGGCGCGGCAAGGTGGATGACGGGCGCCAGCCAGCTGTACAGGAACAGCGCCGGCGGAGTGATCCCGCCCGGCAGCGCGCAACCGGCGGTGCAGCATTGCGGCAACGCGCCGCCCTGCTGGCTGGCGTGCCGCGCGGCGTCTTCCGAATCCAGGGCAACCACGCGCGGACCGCTGGCCGTGCAGATGATCGTGGTGGCGCCGGCCTGGCCAGATCCCTGGCCAGAGGATGCCAGGGCGGAGGACGCGATCAATGCCTGGAAGACGAACAGGGCCATCGCGGCCAGCGCGACCCATCGTCTTCCGGCATTGGCATGTGCGCGCATCGGCGTCCCCTGTTACGGAAAAAAATCTTAGCACGCAGGTGGCGGCGGCAATCCCCTCCCCGGCGGCAAGGCGCTTGCGTATACCGCCGCGGCCCCGAGTTCGCGCTCGATTCTGAGCAGGCGATTGTATTTGGCCGTGCGATCCGAGCGCGACATCGAACCGGTCTTGATCCCGCCGCAATGGCCAGCCACCGCCAGGTCCGCGATGCTGGTGTCCTCGGTCTCGCCGGAACGGTGCGACATGACCACCCGATAGCCGTTGCGGGCGGCCAGGCGCAGCACCTGCTGCATCTCCGTCAGCGTGCCGATCTGGTTGGGCTTGACCAGGATGGCATTGGCCAGGCCCTGCCCGATGCCCTGCTCGAACAGGCGCGGATTGGTGCAGAACACATCGTCGCCGACCAGCTGGCAACTGGCGCCCAACCGTTCGGTGAGCATTTTCCAGCCGGCAGGGTCGTCCTCGGCCATGCCGTCCTCGATGGAGAGGATCGGATAGGCCCGCGTCAGCGCCGCCAGGTAGTCGACCTGCTCCTCGGCGCTCAGGCGCCGGTCCTGTCCGGCATAGACGTAGCCGGCGGGCCGATGAAATTCGCTGGCGGCCGGATCCAGGCCCAGCGCGACGTCCTGGCCGGGCCGGAGTCCGGCCTGTCCGATCGCCGCCATCAGGAAGTCCAGCGCTTCCTCGGCCGCGCGCAGATCGGGCGCGAAGCCGCCCTCGTCGCCCACGTTGACCGAATGGCCGGCGCGTTTCAGGGCGTCCTTGAGCGCATGGAACACTTCGGCGCCCATGCGCACCGCCTCGGCGAAGCTGGTCGCGCCCACCGGCAGCACCATGAATTCCTGGAAATCCAGCGGATTGTCGGCATGGGCGCCGCCGTTGAGCACGTTGATCATGGGCACAGGCATGACGCAGGCCTGGCTGCCGCCCAGGTAGCGCCACAGCGGCAGTTTCAGGCTGGCCGCCGCCGCGCGCGCCGCGGCCAGCGACACGCCCAGGATCGCGTTGGCGCCGAGGCGGCTTTTGTCGGGCGTGCCGTCCAGCGCGATCATGGCCTGGTCCAGGTCCGCCTGGCGGTCGGCGCGCATGTCCCGCAGCACATCGCGCACTTCCGTGTTGACGCTACGGGCCGCGTCCAGGACGCCTCGGCCATGGAAGCGACGCGGATCGCCATCGCGCCGCTCGCAGGCTTCACGGATGCCAGTGGACGCGCCCGACGGCACCAGCGCCACGCCGCAGGCGCCGTCCGAAAGCGCCACCTCGACCTCCAGCGTGGGATTGCCTCGGCTGTCCAGCGCCTCGAAGGCGCGGATATCGACGATATGCATGGGGAGACTCCTATATGTCAGTCAATTGAACAAATCGAGGCTGCCGGCCCTGACACCGATCGCATGAGCAAGGCGGCGAATATGGGTTAAATGCTAGCCAGCCTGCTAGCATCCGAATATCGATTTGTTTTACGATTCCGTCAGTTTTCCTGACATAAGAACGCTCAAGGACGCTCAAGAACGCCCATGCGCAAGCTCCCTCCCCTGGCCTCCCTGCGCGCATTCGAGGCGGTCGCGCGCACCGGCTCGGTGACGCGCGCCGCCGAGGAACTGGCGCGCACGCACGGCGCGATCAGCCGGCATCTCAAGCTGCTGGCCGACGACGTGGGCGCCGAACTCTTCGAGCGCGACGGCACCGGCCTGCGAATGACGCCGGCGGCGGCCGACTTCTATGCCGTGACCCGTTCCGTGTTCGACCAGCTGGAGCGCGCCTACGACAACCTGGGCAGCCGCGCCGCCGGTCCGGGCGTGCACGTGGCCTGCAGCGCGACCTTCGCCATGCGCTGGCTGGTGCCGCAGCTGGCGGTGTTCTATCGCAAGCACCCGGATATCCGCATCCGGCTTTCGATGACCTCGGCGCGCGAGATCCGCAACGAAGGCGCGGATGTGCTGGTGGCGTGGGACATGTCCAGCTACTCGGACGCCGACCAGCGGCGCGCCCTGCCCTTGGCACCGGTGAATTTCGCGGCGGTCTGCGTGCCGGCCTGCGCCAGGCTGGCGGCCGCGAAGCGGACGCGGATCGCGCATGGCTACACGTCCAGCGCCTGGGATCAATGGGAGGCCAAGACCGGGAAATCGGTTGCGCGTGGCGATGTGCTGGAGTTTCCGCACACCCATCTATGCATTGAGGCGGCGTTGTCCGGCCTGGGAGTCGCCCTGGTGGAAACGCGATTGATCGCGCGCGAGCTGGCCGAAGGCACCTTGGTGGCGCCATTCGGCACTGTTCAGTTCGACGGCGGACTGCGCGCCCTGCCCGCCGCCGGGCGGCGCATGAATGCGCAGGCACAGGCCTTCGTGGCTTGGCTGCGGGACGCGCTGACCGTGTAGGCGCGACGCGCGGCCAGACCTATCCCGCCGCCTCCTGCATCACGTCGCCAGCAGCTTGATCGCCGCCAGGATGCTGACCGCCCAGGTCGTCATGCGCACGACGCCGTCGCCCAGCCGGCTGACCGCCTTGGCGCCCAGCGTGCCGCCCAGCGCGCAACCCAGCGCCAGCGGCAGCGTCATCGGCCACGGCACCACGCCGCGCCAGATGAACACGGCCACGGACGCGGTCGAGATGACCAGGCTCAGCCGCGTGCCGAGCGCGGCGGCGGTGGACGGCGTGTGGCCGTGCAGCGCCACCAGCGTCAGGATCAGGAAGACGCCATAGCCGGCGCCGAAAAATCCGGAATACACCGCCAGCACCAGCACCAGCACGAAACCGGTGAACCGCTGCATGGCGCTGGGCGAAACGTTGACCGTCTTCGGGCGGCGTCCGGCCCAGAAGGTGCCGACGATGGAGGCAACCAGCAGGAACAGCACCACGCTGCGCAGCCGCATCGGGTCGATGATGGTCAGGAGCTGCGCGCCCAGCACGGAACCGAGCAGGCACATGGGCCACAGCCATCCGGGCACCGGCACGGCGGTCTCGGGCAGCTTCTTCGCATGGGCCAGCGAGCCCGTCAGGAAGGCGGCCCACAGCGCCACCTTCACCGCGATGACGCTGTCGTCGGCGGCGATGCCGGCCAGCATCAGCAACGGCACGCCCAGCGTCACCCCGCCTCCCGCCGTCACCGCCACCACGCCGCAGGGCAAGCCCAGCGCGAACATCAACAACATGGCCTGCATCGACATGTCCACCATCGTCTCCATTTATTGTGCCCTGGCAGTATGGCGTCGCATGGCAATACAATCCAATCATTGTATTGAGCACATCGGACTCGGCGGCGGGCGACATGAACCTGTATGAACGACTGACGGCGGAACTGGCGGCGGCCATCCGAGGCGGTGAACTCGCCGGCGGCAGCGCGCTGCCGCCGGTACGGGAGTTCGCCAGACTGCGCGGCATCGGACCCAGCACCGCCGCGCGGGTCTACGCCAGCCTGCGGCAACAGGGGCTGGCCATTGGCGAAGTGGGACGCGGCACCTTCGTGCGCGAGCGGCCGATGGACGCGGGTCCGCTGTCGGCGGCCGCCAGGTACGCGTCATTGGGCCGCAGCGCCGTGGCGCTGGAGGCGCAGGACCTGCGCGCCGCGCTCAAGGCGGTCGCCGCCCAGCCTGACCTGGCGCAGCTGACCGGACAGACCAGCCCGCTGGGCCGGACGTCGATCCAGCAGGCCCTGGCCGCGCATTTCGCCGGAATGGGACTGAATGCGCCGCCGGAGCGGATCTGCGTCGCGCACGGCGGACAGGCCGCATTGCGGCTGGCGGCGCTGGCGATCGCGCAGCGCGGTCAGCGGGTGGCGGCCGACGCCATCACCTACCCAGGCTGG
The Achromobacter sp. AONIH1 DNA segment above includes these coding regions:
- a CDS encoding Hsp20/alpha crystallin family protein; protein product: MDIDVTEAGDKYVLKAELPGVEKKDISVEIDGATVMILANKEQSSEVKDEGKVLRKERYWGQIQRSVTLASPIDSAAARAVCENGVLVLTLPKKAGSNGRLLQIE
- the copC gene encoding copper homeostasis periplasmic binding protein CopC produces the protein MFRKSLIAALVLAAAPQLLWAHAHVGTATPAKDAVLAKTPATVTLTLTEGLEAAFSSLTLQDAAGKTVPTEKSALAPGDNKTLVLPIGKDLPAGVYTVKWQALSKDGHKTNGAWSFTIKP
- a CDS encoding sulfite exporter TauE/SafE family protein, whose amino-acid sequence is METMVDMSMQAMLLMFALGLPCGVVAVTAGGGVTLGVPLLMLAGIAADDSVIAVKVALWAAFLTGSLAHAKKLPETAVPVPGWLWPMCLLGSVLGAQLLTIIDPMRLRSVVLFLLVASIVGTFWAGRRPKTVNVSPSAMQRFTGFVLVLVLAVYSGFFGAGYGVFLILTLVALHGHTPSTAAALGTRLSLVISTASVAVFIWRGVVPWPMTLPLALGCALGGTLGAKAVSRLGDGVVRMTTWAVSILAAIKLLAT
- the copD gene encoding copper homeostasis membrane protein CopD, whose protein sequence is MIIATFALLRFVAYMASTLLFGASAMLALSGSRGLRLSVEADLRKVLRGASVAGMLSVLCLLPLQTASIAGEWQAMAQTDMLATVALQTRYGQAWILRAAAMLLVLCLFLRPRPDWTWPRALASGLALLPLALSGHAAMEEGRTGLLHALNDMLHCLAAGFWLGSLPVFLLILRRWTEPACRADATRALMRFSTAGHVAVAVLLLSGVVNAVLILSPEGLDIASAYQQWLGLKILLALAMTVLAIMNRYWWVPRIRRQPEIALGPLRRNTVLEVCVGVAILLIVSALGLSAPQ
- a CDS encoding BON domain-containing protein, which produces MSDEALRDRVRQALAFEPSIDDLHIDVTVENGVVMLNGYVETYAQKLAAEHTVQRVKGVRGIAQEIQVRTAAAKQLADDQVAARALNIIAWDSTVPDGKVQVTVQKGWVTLNGTVDWFYQRDAAERAVRKLSGVIGISNQIEVAPSARASDIKRRIEDALLRSAQLEATRVEVNVQDNKVTLNGCVNSWIERGAAERAAWSAPGVAEVNDRLVVG
- the eno gene encoding phosphopyruvate hydratase, with protein sequence MHIVDIRAFEALDSRGNPTLEVEVALSDGACGVALVPSGASTGIREACERRDGDPRRFHGRGVLDAARSVNTEVRDVLRDMRADRQADLDQAMIALDGTPDKSRLGANAILGVSLAAARAAAASLKLPLWRYLGGSQACVMPVPMINVLNGGAHADNPLDFQEFMVLPVGATSFAEAVRMGAEVFHALKDALKRAGHSVNVGDEGGFAPDLRAAEEALDFLMAAIGQAGLRPGQDVALGLDPAASEFHRPAGYVYAGQDRRLSAEEQVDYLAALTRAYPILSIEDGMAEDDPAGWKMLTERLGASCQLVGDDVFCTNPRLFEQGIGQGLANAILVKPNQIGTLTEMQQVLRLAARNGYRVVMSHRSGETEDTSIADLAVAGHCGGIKTGSMSRSDRTAKYNRLLRIERELGAAAVYASALPPGRGLPPPPAC
- a CDS encoding LysR substrate-binding domain-containing protein → MRKLPPLASLRAFEAVARTGSVTRAAEELARTHGAISRHLKLLADDVGAELFERDGTGLRMTPAAADFYAVTRSVFDQLERAYDNLGSRAAGPGVHVACSATFAMRWLVPQLAVFYRKHPDIRIRLSMTSAREIRNEGADVLVAWDMSSYSDADQRRALPLAPVNFAAVCVPACARLAAAKRTRIAHGYTSSAWDQWEAKTGKSVARGDVLEFPHTHLCIEAALSGLGVALVETRLIARELAEGTLVAPFGTVQFDGGLRALPAAGRRMNAQAQAFVAWLRDALTV
- a CDS encoding DUF2946 family protein, whose translation is MRAHANAGRRWVALAAMALFVFQALIASSALASSGQGSGQAGATTIICTASGPRVVALDSEDAARHASQQGGALPQCCTAGCALPGGITPPALFLYSWLAPVIHLAAPAPAAAPYLSSALARLPQRSRAPPAA